The genomic DNA CACGGGCGATGCCGAGCATGCCCAGGGTCGCGATGAACGGTGGCAGCTTGGCCTGGGTCACCAGCAGGCCGTTGACGATCCCGAGCACGGTGCCGATCCCCACCCCGAGCAGCAACGCGGGCCAGATGGGCATCCCGGCGACCAGGAACTGCGCGGTGGACGCGCCGGCCAGGCCGAGGACCGAACCGACCGACAGGTCGATCCCGGCGGTCAGGATGACCACGAGCTGGCCGACCGCGATGATTCCGAAGATCGCGACCTGCCGGGCCAGGTTGGCCAGGTTGTTGCCGGTGAGGAACTCGTCGCTGGCGAGCGTGAGCGCGCCGACCGCCACGAGCAGCACGACGAGGCCGCCGCTCTCCCGTCCCGCGATGTCCCCCAGTGTGACGACCCGGCGCGGGGCCTCGGCTCTCGCCTTCGGTTCGGGCTCCGGCTCCCTGGCCCTGGGCACCGCGTCCGGCCCCGGCCCCTCACCCGCCGCCCGGCTGGTGATCGTGGTTGTGGTGATCGGCTCACGCCAGATCAGCTTAGGCATCTCGGCTCACCTCTCCTGTGCCGTCCGCGGGCGCCGCGGTCTCCTGCGTCCCCTGCCGGGGAGGGGGCACCTGTTCTTCCAGCGCGGAGGGCTCGCCGCCCCGCCCGCCGCTCGCCAGCCGGAGCACGTCCTCCTCGGTGGCGGTTCCGGGGAGCTCGCCCGCGATCGCGCCGTCCCGCAGTACGAGGATGCGGTCGGCGAGTCCCAGCAGTTCGGGAAGGTAGGACGAGACCACGATGATGCCCAGTCCCTCTGCCGCCAGATCCCCGATCACGGCGTAGAGCTCGCCCTTGGCCCCGACGTCGATGCCCTTCGTCGGCTCGTCGAAGATCAGGACTTTCGGCTTGGTCAGCAGCCACCGGGCGAGCAGGACCTTCTGCTGGTTGCCGCCGGACAGCGTCGACACCGGCTGGTCGTAGGAACCGGCCCGCAGCCGCAGGCTGTCGAGCAGCCGGTCGGCCTCCTCGCCCTGCTCGCGGCCGGGCAGGAGACCGCGCCGGGAGCCGCTGCGAAGGCTGGCTATGGTGACGTTCTCCCTGATCGACAGCTCCGGCAGCAGCCCCAGCACCTTGCGGTCCTCGGTGAGCAGCCCCACCCCGGCGTTCATCATGACGCGCGGCCCGGACGGTTTCACCGGCCTGCCCTGGACCTCCAGCTCTCCGGCCACGATGGGGTCGGCGCCGAAGATGGACAGCAGCAGCTCGCTCCGCCCCGACCCGAGCAGACCGCCGATGCCGAGGATCTCCCCGGAACCGACGTCGAGATCGATGCTCGGCGAGTCCGCCGTCCGGCGCAGTCCCCGGACCCGCAGCGCGGGCGTTCCGGGGTGCCGGTGGGTCTGCGGATAGAGCGAGCTGATCTCCCGTCCGACCATCGCGGTGATCAGGCGGTCCTCGTCGTAGTCGCCGATCGGCCCGGCCTCGGACAGGCTCCCGTCCCGCAGCACGGTCACCCAGTCGCCGATCTCGAACATCTCCTCAAGCCGGTGGGTCACGTACAGCATCGCGATGCCGCGCCCGCGCAGCCGCAGGATGTGTTCGAGGAGCCGCGCCGACTCCGCCTCGGTGAGTGCCGTGGTGGGCTCGTCGAACACGATCGCCTTGACGGAGTCGGCGGTCAGCACCTTGGCGATCTCCACGAGCTGGCGGGTGGCCGCCGGGAGCCGTTCCACGATCGCGTCGGGGCGCAGGTCCGTCAGGCCGACCTCGTTCAGGGCCTCCCTGGCGCGGGCCCGCAGCCTGCTCCTGGCGATGATCCCGCTACGCGCGGGGAGGCGGCCCATGAACAGGTTCTCCGCGACCGACAGGTGCGGGAGCAGGCTGAGCTCCTGGTAGACGGCCTGGACCCCGGCCGCGCGCACCGATGCGGGAGTGGGCGCGGTGACCGGCCGGCCGTCGATCTCGTAGGAGCCGCCGTCCCGGCGCAGCGCGCCCGTCAGCACCCGGATCAGCGTCGACTTTCCCGCGCCGTTCTCCCCCGCCAGGCAGTTCACCTGGCCGGGGACCAGGCGGAGCGAGACGTCGGTGAGTGCCTGGACCGGGCCGAAGGCCTTGGAGACGTCACGCAGTTCGACGACGGGCCGGTCCATCATTCCGCCTTCATCGTCGGCGGGTTGAGCAGCAGCTTCACATCGGGGGCGGTCATGTTCTGCTTGTCCGCCACGACCGCGCCGGGGTCGATGTCACGCGGCGGGATCCGGTCGACCGTGGCCATTCCGGCCGCCAGGACGCCCTGGTAGCCGAAGAAGTACGGGTTCTGCACCACCAGCGCGTCGATGGTGCCGGCGGTGAGCGCGGCGTTCTCCTGCGGGTCGGAGTCGAACGCCACCACGGGGACGGTGGCGGTCGCCTTGTTGTCCTGGATCGCCCGGGCCGCGCCGACACCGGAGGTGTTGTTGTCGGCGAACACCCCGGCCAGCTCCCGGTTGGCGGTCAGCGCGTCGTTGACCTGCGACGCCGCGGTGTTGATGTCGTTGTTGTTGTAGCGCTGCAGTGCCACCTTGACCTGCGGGCAGTTGTTCGCGAGGCCCTGCTTGAAGCCCGAGTCCCGGTCGACCAGCGACTGGATGCCGGCCACGGATGACTCGATCATGACACTGCCGCTCGTCTTGTTCTGGGCCTTGAGCAGCTCGCACATGCGCTTGCCCGCCTGCGTCCCGGCCTTGACGTTGTCGGTGCCGATGAACCCCTCCGAGGGGGTGGTCACGCGGCTGTCCACGGTGATGACCTTCAGGCCCGCCTTGCGCGCCCGGTCGATCGCCGAGTTCAGGGCGCTGGAGGAGTTGGGCGCGATGACGAGGCCGTCGACGCCTCGGGAGATGGAGTTCTCCACCAACTGCACCTGCTGGTCGATGTTCGTCTCCGAGGTGGGACCGAAGGTGCTCACCTTGAGGCCGAAGTCCCCGCCGGCCTGCTTCGCTCCGGCGATCATCGTCTGCCAGAACGAGGAGTCGCTCGCCTTGATGATCACATCGATCTTCTTGCCACTCACCGCTCCGGCCGCGCCGCCCCCCTTCGACTGGCTGGCCGAACTCGTCGCCCGGCCGCCCACCACTCCGAGCACCAGCGCCACCAACGCGATGGCCGCGACGAGCGAGAGGGAGAAGACGATACGTGAGCGGGCCATGACGACCTCCTGAACACGGCTCAGGGGGGATCGCGGCAGACGCCTCGGGCGGCTGCCGCTGCGGATCTACAGATATTGACGGCCGCATGGAAGGTCGTTGAAGAACCTTTTCGTTCGGCAATGACGCATGACAGCCGGTTGTTTCCAGTAACGCCCCGGAAGTGCTTCGGCGGAAACCAGCAAAGGGGAAAGAAGTCATTACCTGGGCGCCTGCCTTCTCCCCACCGGGACGGGGCTTCCCCGGCGGGACCGTCCGCCCGGTCCCATCAGGGAAAAGGTTCTTCCTGACACGCACGGCGCCGCCGAAACGGGAACGGTCCAGGAAGGGTTACCGTCAGGAATGGCAGAACCCGGGGAAGCCGGTGGGGCGTCCTGTGCACAGACCACCTCGGCACACCGTCTCAGGACGCCGCTGCGCGCGTTCCTGCGCACCGAGACCGGCAGTGCCGTCGCCCTGCTCGCCGCGACGCTGGCCGCTCTCGTCTGGGCGAACCTCGGCCCGTCGTACGACACCGTCTGGGGGACACCGCTGTCCGTCAGCACCGGCGGGTTCGGCATCTCCCTGAGCCTGCGCCAGTGGGTCAACAGCGGCCTGATGACGTTCTTCTTCTTCGTCGTCGGGCTGGAGGCGCGTCGCGAGTTCGACATGGGAGAGCTCCGGGACCGGCGGCGGCTCGTGCTGCCGCTCGCCGCGGGGCTCGGCGGGATGATCGTGCCCGTCGCGATCTATCTCACCATGAACGCGGGCACCCCGGCCGCGCACGGCTGGGGTGCGGCGATGTCGACGGACACGGCGTTCGCGCTCGGCATGCTCGCACTGTTCGGGTCCCGCTTCCCGGCACGGCTACGGACCTACCTGCTCACGATCACCGTGGTCGACGACCTCGCCGCGCTCGGGGTCATCACGATCTTCTACAGCGAGCAGGTCAGGCTGGGGGCGCTGCTGGCCGGGGCCGGGATCTTCTGCCTGATCCTGCTCGTCCGCGCGGCCGGTGTGCTCCGCGGGCTCCCCTACGCGCTGCTCGGAGCCGCGGCGTGGGTGGCACTCCTCGAATCCGGCGTCGAACCCATCGTCATCGGCCTGGCCATGGGACTGCTCACCTACGCGTCCCCGGCCGCGCGCGATGACCTCGAACGCGCGACGGACCTCTTCCGGCTCTTCCGCGAGCAGCCGACACCGCAACTGGCCCGTTCGGCGAGTATGGGACTGGCCTCGACGATCTCACCGAACGAACGTCTGCAGCAGCTCTACCACCCGTGGGTGAGCTACCTGGTCGTACCGCTCTTCGCGCTCTCGAACGCGGGGATAACGATCAGCGGCGAGTTCCTGACGCGGGCCTTCACCTCACCCGTCACGCTGGGAATCCTGCTGGCCTATGTCGTGGGCAAGCCGATCGGGATCATCGGGTCCTCCATGCTCGTCACAGGGCTGAGCCGTGGCCGCATCCGCCCGCCCGTCGGCTGGGCCGCCGTCACGGCCACCGGCACGATCGCCGGCATCGGCTTCACCGTGTCCCTGCTGATCGCCGCTCTCGCCTTCCGCGGCCCGCAACTGGAGGAGGCGAAACTCGGCATCCTCACGGCGGCGCTCTGCGCGCCCGTACTCACCTGGATCGTCTACCGGGTGACCGCGCTGCTTCCCAAACGGCGCCGGATCCGGGCGCTGCTGGGCACCGCCGAGAGCATCGTCGATCTCGCCGCCCCCGTCGATCCGGACCGCGACCACCTGCGCGGCCCCGAGGAGGCGCCGGTGACCGTGGTCGAGTACGGGGACTTCGAGTGCCCCTACTGCGGCCAGGCGGAGTCGGTCGTCCGTGAGCTGCTCGCCGACCTCGGCGACGTCCGTTACGTGTGGCGGCACCTGCCGCTGAACGACGTCCACCCCCACGCCCAGCTCGCCGCCGAGGCGGCGGAGGCGGCGGCCGAGCAGGGGGCTTTCTGGGAGATGCACGACCTCCTGCTCGACCACCCGGACGCTCTGCGGGTCCGCGATCTGATCGGCTACGCCGAGGAGCTCGGGCTCGACATCGGACGGTTCCGCGACAGCCTCCGCGACGGCGCCGGAGCCTCCCGGATCGCCGAGGACGTCGACTCCGCCGACCTGAGCGGGGTGTCCGGGACGCCGACGTTCTTCGTCAACGGACGACGGCACCACGGCGCCTACGACGTCGCCACCCTCTCCTCGGCCGTCCGGGCCGCCCGGGCGCGCGCGGCCCTGAAGTCATGGTCATGACCTCGGAGGACCACGCGCTCCCTTCCGATCAGGCCGGGCCTGGTGTCGTCCGGTGCGGCCAGGCCCGGTGTGGACGTGGCCCGGACGTGGCCCGGACGCTGCCTGGACGCTGTCCGGACGGGGACGGGTGGCCGGTCAGTCGACGTCGACCCAGTCGAGGGTGCGCTCGACGGCCTTCTTCCACCCGGCATACCCCTCGGCCCGCTGCTCGTCGGACCACTGCGGCTGCCAGCGCCGATCCTCGTTCCAGTTCTGCTTCAACTCCTCGGTCGACTTCCAGAACCCGACCGCCAACCCCGCCGCGTACGCCGCACCCAGCGCCGTGGTCTCGGCCACCACCGGCTTCGACACCGCCACCCCCAGCACATCGGCCTGGATCTGCATGCACAGCTCGTTGGCCGTCACCCCGCCGTCGACCCGCAACACATCCAGCGCCACCCCCGAATCCCGCCGCATCGCCTCCACCACATCCCGGCTCTGATAACAGATCGCCTCCAGCGTGGCCCGCGCGATATGCGCGTTGGTGTTGAACCGCGACAGCCCGACGATCGCCCCCCGCGCGTCCGACCGCCAATACGGCGCGAACAACCCCGAAAAGGCCGGCACGAAGTACACCCCGCCGTTGTCGGCCACCTGCCGGGCCAGCGCCTCGCTTTCGGCCGCCCCCGAGATGATCCCCAGCTGGTCGCGCAGCCACTGCACCGCCGACCCGGTCACCGCGATCGACCCCTCCAGCGCGTACACCGGCCGATCCGCCCCGAACTGGTAGCAGACCGTGGTCAGCAGCCCGCTTTCCGAGCGCACCAGCTCATGACCGGTGTTCAGCAGCAGGAAGTTGCCCGTGCCGTAGGTGTTCTTGGCCTCCCCCACCTCGAAACACACCTGCCCCACGGTGGCCGCCTGCTGGTCACCGAGATCACCCGACAGCGGCACCTCCCCCCGCAACGGACCGTTGCTCCTGGTCAGGCCGTAGAAGGCGGGGTTGGAGGAGGGCTGGATGTCGGGCAGCATCCGCCGGGGGATGCCGAAGAAGGACAGCAGCTCCTCATCCCAGTCCAGCGTCTCCAGGTCCATCAGCATCGTCCGGCTGGCGTTGGTCGGATCCGTGACGTGCACGCCGCCGTCCGGGCCGCCGGTGAGGTTCCACAGCAGCCACGTGTCGGTGTTGCCGAAGATCGCCTCTCCCGCCTCGGCCGCCTTCCGCACCCCGTCGACGTTCTCCAGGATCCACTGGATCTTGCCCGCCGAGAAGTAGGTGGCGGGCGGCAGGCCGGCCTTCCGCCGGATGACGTCTCCCCTTCCGTCGCGATCGAGTGCGGAGGCGATGCGGTCGGTCCGGGTGTCCTGCCAGACGATGGCGTTGTAGTAGGGGCGCCCGGTGATCCGGTTCCAGACCACGGCCGTCTCACGCTGGTTGGTGACACCGAGCGCGGCCAGGTCGGACGCCGACAGGTTCGCCCTGTTCAGCGTCGTCTCGATCACCGCACGGGTGCGCTCCCAGATCTCCGTGGGGTTGTGCTCGACCCAGCCGGCCCGCGGCAGGATCTGCTCGTGTTCGAGCTGGTGGCGGGCGATCTCGTTGCCACCGTGATCGAAGATCATGAAACGGGTGCTCGTGGTTCCCTGGTCGACGGCTCCGACGAAGTCCGGCATGGGTGCTCTCCTTCAAGCGTGGGTCGGCTGCGGGGGCAGCGCCTGTCAGGCGTTCTCGTGATCGGCCGGTGACGGCACCCGGCCCGCTCCGGGGTCCTCTTCCGGGGGCAGGAAACGGGCCACCAGGACCTGGTAGAGGCCCGCCCCGAGCAGCCCGCCGATCACCGGTGCCACGATGGGTACCCAGAAATAGAGCTGGCCGTACTGATCCTGCCAGGCCGTTTCGTAACCGGTGAGGAACGACGCGAGCCGGGGCCCGAAGTCACGCGCCGGGTTGATCGCGTAACCCGCGTCGGTGCCCCAGGCCATGCCGATCGCCACCACGATCAGGCCGACGATGAAAGGGGCGAGGTTGGCGGCGGGCGCGGAGTTGCGCGCGTCGGTGACGGCCAGGATGAGGAACAGCAGGATCGCGGTACCGATGATCTGGTCGCGGAACCCGCCCCAGGTGCCGACCGGCAGCTCTCCGTTGCCCGGCAGGGTGGAGAAGACGCCCTGGGTTTTGACGGTGAACCCGGGGTCGACTTTGGCGAGCACCTCGGAGTAGTTCCACCGCACGATGAGGGCCGCCACGAACGCACCCGCGGTCTGCGCCAGGGAGTACGGCAGCACCTTGCGCCAGGAGAAGCCCTTGAAGGCCGCGAGGGCGACGGTGACCGCCGGATTGAGATGCGCCCCACTGATCCGGGCCGCCACGTAGACGCCCAGGGTGACGCCCAGTCCCCACGCCCACGCGATGCTGTCGTGGTCACCGAGTCCGCCGGCGACCACCTGGGCGACGACGCCCACGCCGAACAGGATCAGAATCATGGTCCCCGCGAACTCGGCGGCCAGCTCACCGAGCAGTCCTCTGGCTTTCAGTCGTTCCGCCACGTCTCCTCCTCACGGTGCCGTACTGCTTCACCAGCTCGCGCCGGTGCTCCGTGGAGAGCCGGACGCCGGCGGGTGGCCGTGTGGGAAACCGCCTGAGGAGGCGGTCCTCTCGGCTGTTCGGGACGTTAGGCGCGAAGCAGGAGCGGGTCAACGGCAGGCTGACGACAATGTCGAACACTGGTCAGGAATACCTGTCGGTAGTAAAATCGGCGGGCTCTGAGACAGCGCTCGAAACCCGGTGACGCCGGAAGAGCGGAGACCGTCTCCCGAGAGGTGCCGATCTTGCCTGACGACCGCCGTCCCGTTCGCCTCCGCCCTCATGCCCGGCTTCGTTCAGTCGATTGAGCGCGCGGCGGCCATCCTGCGGCTGCTCGCCCGGAGCCCTGGGCAGCTGGGCATCGGGGAGATCGCCGGCTCCCTGGGCCTGGCCAGGAGCACCGCCCACGGCCTCGTGCGCACCCTCCAGCGCGTCGGTTTCGTGGAGCAGGACCGGGCGACGGCCAAATACCAGCTGGGCGCGGCGCTGCTCCACCTCGGCACCAGCTACCTCGACGTCAACGAGCTGCGTTCACGCGCGATCAACTGGGCCGACGCCCTGGCTGCGCGGAGCGGTGAGGCGGTCAGGATCGGGACGGTCCTCGACGGCCAGGTCCTCGTGGTCCACCATGTCTTCCGGCCCGACGACACCCTTCAGACGCTCGACGTCGGATCGCTGCTGCCCATGCACGCCACCGCGCTCGGCAAGGTGCTGCTGGCCTACGACTCCGGGGCCGCCGCCGCGCTGCGGGACGGCGACCTGGAGGCCCGCACCCGCCGGACCATCACCACGCCCCGGGCTCTGGCCAGAGCTCTGGCCAGAGCCCGGGAGGTGGGCTGGGTGACCGAGGTCGAGGAGATGACCGTCGGGGAGGCCGGGGTCGCCGCGCCGATCCGCGGTTACGGCGGCCTGGTCGTGGGGGCCATGGGCGTCTCCGGCGCGGTCGAGCGGATCTGTGACGGCAGAGGGCAGCCGAATCCTGTTCTGGTGACCTATGTTCGAGATGCGGCCCGCGCCGTGTCCCGGGACCTCGGGGCGTCCCGGTACTGATCGTCCCGCAGCCGCCCACGTTCCGGATAAGGACGCCATGCCCACGCGCTACGTGATGGCCATCGACCAGGGCACGACGTCGACGCGGTGCATCCTCTTCGACCATCGGGGGCATCTCGTCTCGGTGACCCAGCGAGAACACCGGCAGTACTTCCCCCGGCCGGGATGGGTCGAGCACGACGCCGTCGAGATCTGGCGCAACCTGGAGCGCATCGGACCCCAGGCGCTCGCCCAGGCCGGGGCCGGTCCCGAGCAGGTGGCGGCCATCGGCATCGCCAACCAGCGGGAGACGACCGTCCTGTGGGACAGGCGGACCGGTGTCCCGGTGGGCCGGGCCGTCGTGTGGCAGGACACCCGGACCGACGCCCTGGTGGAGGAGCTCTCCCACCGGCCGGACGCGGAGACGGTGCCGGACCGCTGCGGCCTGCCGCTCGCCGCCTACTTCTCCGCGCCGCGCATCCGCTGGCTCCTCGACCACACCCCGGGGCTGCGGGAGCGCGCCGAACGCGGCGAGGTGCTCTTCGGCACGATGGAGAGCTGGCTCATCTGGAATCTGACCGGCGGCCCGGACGGCGGCGTCCACGTCACCGACGTCACCAATGCCAGCCGTACCCTGCTGATGGACCTGGCCACCCTGGAGTGGGACGAGGGGCTTCTCGCCTTCTTCGACGTCCCCCGCCGGATGCTGCCGCGGATCCGGCCGTCGGTGGAGACGTACGGCACCGCCCGGCGGATCTTCCCCGAGGTGCGCATCGCCGCCGCGCTCGGCGACCAGCAGGCGGCGCTGTTCGGGCAGAACTGCTTCGCCCCCGGTGAGGCCAAGTGCACCTACGGCACGGGCGGCTTCCTGCTGCTCAACACCGGGACCGTACCGGTCCGCTCGGCCCACGGCCTGCTGACCACCGTCGGCTACCGGATCGGCGAGGAACCGGCGGTGTACGCGCTGGAGGGGCCGATCGCCGTCACCGGCGCGCTCGTGCAGTGGTTCCGCGACGGGCTGGGCCTGATCAGCAGCGCCCCGGAGATCGAGACGCTGGCCCGGACCGTGCAGGACAACGGCGGCTGCTACATCGTTCCCGCGTTCGCCGGGCTCTTCGCGCCGCACTGGCGCAGCGAGGCCCGCGGGGTCATCGTGGGGCTGACCTCCTACGTCACCAAGGGGCATCTGGCGCGGGCCGTGCTGGAGGCGACCGCGTGGCAGACCCGTGAGGTGGTCGACGCGATGAACGCCGACTCCGGGCTGGCGTTGAAGACGCTCAAGGTCGACGGCGGCATGACCACCGACAACCTCCTCATGCAGATCGTCGCCAATGTGCTGGACGTGCCCGTCGAGCGTCCGATGGCGGTGGAGACCGTGTCCCTGGGCGCGGCCTACGCGGCGGGGCTCGCCGTCGGATACTGGCCGGACCTCGAGGTGCTCCGGCGCAACTGGCACCGGGCCGCGCAGTGGAGCCCGCAGATGGATCCCCGGCTCCGGGTCGAGGAGCACGACAACTGGCAGCGGGCCGTCGAACGCGCCCTGGGGTGGGTCAGACCGGTGTCCGGCCCCGGCTGACCGCCGCCCCGAACCGCCGAGGCCCGTGTCGCCGGGCACCGGGCACCGTTCCGTGCCCGGCGGCCGGGGTCCGTCCGGTCACCTGACACCGCCGGGTGGGCGGGGAGTTCCCCGTCCACCCGGCGGCTTGCGGATGTCTTCGATCAGCGCAGGTTGAAGAGCCTGGTGCTGGTCTGCTTGAGGGTGTTGCCGTCGGCGTCCCAGGCTTCGACCTTCAGGCTGACCGCGCCCTTGGTCTCACGCAGGGACGGGTAGCGGGTGTTGGCGGTGTAGGTGCCGTCACGGTCGCGCTTGACCGAGACGGGGGTCCACCTGGCGCCGTCGTCGGTGCTCATCCACAGCTTGAGCCCGGCGATCTTCGGCATCTTCGCCGCGGACGGCGAGTGGTAGGCCTCGACGGTGAACTTGTGGGATCGGCCGGCGCGGACGGTGTTGTCCAGCGCCAGGGTGTCGCCCAGGTCGTAGCCGGCGAAGACGACCGGGGTGGGCCGGCACTGCTCGGTGACGCCCTCGATGATCCAGTACTTGCAGAACGATCCCGGCAGCGTGTGCTCCTTGGCCGGCGGAGCGCGGAACGTCCACTCGGTGTCGTGCTGGGCGTTCTTCGCGGTCAGCCGGTAGGTTCCGGAGCCCTTGGGCAGGGTGAACGCGGGGAGCTTGTCCAGGCCGGGCACCGTGACGCGCGGGATCTCCTTGCTGTCCCGATAGAGGTGGAGGTCGTAGTCCGGGGTGAGGAGCTGGCCGGTCTTCCAGAATTCGCTGCTGGTCGGATGGTTGTCGGTCGTGCCCGCCGGGACGAACTCGGCCCAGAGGGTGTCACCCTGCACACAGATCGCGCACACCAGGTCGATGCCCTGCGTGGTGAGGGGCGGCGCGTCCTTGTCGGCGAGCGCGTAGACCTTCTCCGACGCGGTCTGGGCGCCCGGCGTCAGACCCGCGGTGAACCACTGCTGCCGGGTGCGGCCGGGCCGGTCGAACACCTCGACGCGGAACCGGGTGTCGTAGAAGGACGTCTGGTCGAGGTTGGACGAGGACATGCCGTGCGAGTGGATGACCGTGGGATCGACCGGCCCGATCCATTCGGTCCGGCTGGTCGGTCCGGTGAAGCCCATCGCCCCGAAGTCCGAGGTGGACGTCATCGTGGCCAGGACGTCGTCCTGCTTGTAGACGGTGCGCCAGTTGTTGAACCTGGCCGGCTGGGAAGCGTGGACGTCCAGGTCGACTTGGGCGAGCTGCCTGTCGGTGAAGGTGTAGTGCATGGACTTCGGCA from Streptosporangium sp. NBC_01756 includes the following:
- a CDS encoding sugar ABC transporter ATP-binding protein, translating into MMDRPVVELRDVSKAFGPVQALTDVSLRLVPGQVNCLAGENGAGKSTLIRVLTGALRRDGGSYEIDGRPVTAPTPASVRAAGVQAVYQELSLLPHLSVAENLFMGRLPARSGIIARSRLRARAREALNEVGLTDLRPDAIVERLPAATRQLVEIAKVLTADSVKAIVFDEPTTALTEAESARLLEHILRLRGRGIAMLYVTHRLEEMFEIGDWVTVLRDGSLSEAGPIGDYDEDRLITAMVGREISSLYPQTHRHPGTPALRVRGLRRTADSPSIDLDVGSGEILGIGGLLGSGRSELLLSIFGADPIVAGELEVQGRPVKPSGPRVMMNAGVGLLTEDRKVLGLLPELSIRENVTIASLRSGSRRGLLPGREQGEEADRLLDSLRLRAGSYDQPVSTLSGGNQQKVLLARWLLTKPKVLIFDEPTKGIDVGAKGELYAVIGDLAAEGLGIIVVSSYLPELLGLADRILVLRDGAIAGELPGTATEEDVLRLASGGRGGEPSALEEQVPPPRQGTQETAAPADGTGEVSRDA
- a CDS encoding ABC transporter substrate-binding protein encodes the protein MARSRIVFSLSLVAAIALVALVLGVVGGRATSSASQSKGGGAAGAVSGKKIDVIIKASDSSFWQTMIAGAKQAGGDFGLKVSTFGPTSETNIDQQVQLVENSISRGVDGLVIAPNSSSALNSAIDRARKAGLKVITVDSRVTTPSEGFIGTDNVKAGTQAGKRMCELLKAQNKTSGSVMIESSVAGIQSLVDRDSGFKQGLANNCPQVKVALQRYNNNDINTAASQVNDALTANRELAGVFADNNTSGVGAARAIQDNKATATVPVVAFDSDPQENAALTAGTIDALVVQNPYFFGYQGVLAAGMATVDRIPPRDIDPGAVVADKQNMTAPDVKLLLNPPTMKAE
- the nhaA gene encoding Na+/H+ antiporter NhaA, with protein sequence MAEPGEAGGASCAQTTSAHRLRTPLRAFLRTETGSAVALLAATLAALVWANLGPSYDTVWGTPLSVSTGGFGISLSLRQWVNSGLMTFFFFVVGLEARREFDMGELRDRRRLVLPLAAGLGGMIVPVAIYLTMNAGTPAAHGWGAAMSTDTAFALGMLALFGSRFPARLRTYLLTITVVDDLAALGVITIFYSEQVRLGALLAGAGIFCLILLVRAAGVLRGLPYALLGAAAWVALLESGVEPIVIGLAMGLLTYASPAARDDLERATDLFRLFREQPTPQLARSASMGLASTISPNERLQQLYHPWVSYLVVPLFALSNAGITISGEFLTRAFTSPVTLGILLAYVVGKPIGIIGSSMLVTGLSRGRIRPPVGWAAVTATGTIAGIGFTVSLLIAALAFRGPQLEEAKLGILTAALCAPVLTWIVYRVTALLPKRRRIRALLGTAESIVDLAAPVDPDRDHLRGPEEAPVTVVEYGDFECPYCGQAESVVRELLADLGDVRYVWRHLPLNDVHPHAQLAAEAAEAAAEQGAFWEMHDLLLDHPDALRVRDLIGYAEELGLDIGRFRDSLRDGAGASRIAEDVDSADLSGVSGTPTFFVNGRRHHGAYDVATLSSAVRAARARAALKSWS
- the glpK gene encoding glycerol kinase GlpK; translated protein: MPDFVGAVDQGTTSTRFMIFDHGGNEIARHQLEHEQILPRAGWVEHNPTEIWERTRAVIETTLNRANLSASDLAALGVTNQRETAVVWNRITGRPYYNAIVWQDTRTDRIASALDRDGRGDVIRRKAGLPPATYFSAGKIQWILENVDGVRKAAEAGEAIFGNTDTWLLWNLTGGPDGGVHVTDPTNASRTMLMDLETLDWDEELLSFFGIPRRMLPDIQPSSNPAFYGLTRSNGPLRGEVPLSGDLGDQQAATVGQVCFEVGEAKNTYGTGNFLLLNTGHELVRSESGLLTTVCYQFGADRPVYALEGSIAVTGSAVQWLRDQLGIISGAAESEALARQVADNGGVYFVPAFSGLFAPYWRSDARGAIVGLSRFNTNAHIARATLEAICYQSRDVVEAMRRDSGVALDVLRVDGGVTANELCMQIQADVLGVAVSKPVVAETTALGAAYAAGLAVGFWKSTEELKQNWNEDRRWQPQWSDEQRAEGYAGWKKAVERTLDWVDVD
- a CDS encoding MIP/aquaporin family protein: MAERLKARGLLGELAAEFAGTMILILFGVGVVAQVVAGGLGDHDSIAWAWGLGVTLGVYVAARISGAHLNPAVTVALAAFKGFSWRKVLPYSLAQTAGAFVAALIVRWNYSEVLAKVDPGFTVKTQGVFSTLPGNGELPVGTWGGFRDQIIGTAILLFLILAVTDARNSAPAANLAPFIVGLIVVAIGMAWGTDAGYAINPARDFGPRLASFLTGYETAWQDQYGQLYFWVPIVAPVIGGLLGAGLYQVLVARFLPPEEDPGAGRVPSPADHENA
- a CDS encoding IclR family transcriptional regulator encodes the protein MPGFVQSIERAAAILRLLARSPGQLGIGEIAGSLGLARSTAHGLVRTLQRVGFVEQDRATAKYQLGAALLHLGTSYLDVNELRSRAINWADALAARSGEAVRIGTVLDGQVLVVHHVFRPDDTLQTLDVGSLLPMHATALGKVLLAYDSGAAAALRDGDLEARTRRTITTPRALARALARAREVGWVTEVEEMTVGEAGVAAPIRGYGGLVVGAMGVSGAVERICDGRGQPNPVLVTYVRDAARAVSRDLGASRY
- the glpK gene encoding glycerol kinase GlpK; the protein is MPTRYVMAIDQGTTSTRCILFDHRGHLVSVTQREHRQYFPRPGWVEHDAVEIWRNLERIGPQALAQAGAGPEQVAAIGIANQRETTVLWDRRTGVPVGRAVVWQDTRTDALVEELSHRPDAETVPDRCGLPLAAYFSAPRIRWLLDHTPGLRERAERGEVLFGTMESWLIWNLTGGPDGGVHVTDVTNASRTLLMDLATLEWDEGLLAFFDVPRRMLPRIRPSVETYGTARRIFPEVRIAAALGDQQAALFGQNCFAPGEAKCTYGTGGFLLLNTGTVPVRSAHGLLTTVGYRIGEEPAVYALEGPIAVTGALVQWFRDGLGLISSAPEIETLARTVQDNGGCYIVPAFAGLFAPHWRSEARGVIVGLTSYVTKGHLARAVLEATAWQTREVVDAMNADSGLALKTLKVDGGMTTDNLLMQIVANVLDVPVERPMAVETVSLGAAYAAGLAVGYWPDLEVLRRNWHRAAQWSPQMDPRLRVEEHDNWQRAVERALGWVRPVSGPG